Within Lepus europaeus isolate LE1 chromosome 8, mLepTim1.pri, whole genome shotgun sequence, the genomic segment TGATCTATTTGTTTACAGAAAAGGCTCATTAACAGAATAGGGAGAATTCAGCATAAAGTATTTCagtagttctttttattttttatttttccaaaatagtCTGGCTGTGACAGTGTTTGTCGTGGAAGCCACATAGATGGTAGATGTCCTCCGTTCTTTTGTATTTGTCTCCAGCCTTTCCATTCTTCCCTTTGTAGAGCTGTATCAGGTTGGTAAATGAGAATACCTGAAATGAGGCTCATTTGGATTTCAGCAAAGCCTGTTGCAAATTCCTGAACAGTGATGCTGTCAATAATGTCACATGTATGCTGTTAGTGAGAGAGTTCCAGGCTGGCTAACCAGAGCGTGGAAGGTTGTGATCAGCTGTATGATATTAGCTGATAAGGTGCCTTGGCATTCACAGTCTTCCACAGATCTGGGATATGGTTCAGGCTTTGGAGAGCAGAGCAAGGCAAAGTGTGTCCTAGACTATTAGTAAGTGTTTGGTGAAAAGGGTGCCTTGCCCAAGTTATGTAGTGGGCGCTGGGTTACAAAGTAAACTGGTTTGGGCACTAGAGACTCCTCTAGGGGTATAGCATGCAAATGTACACTGTAAAACCTGGGGGGTGGTAGGGTGGGAAACTAGTGTATACtcttcccaaaaagacaaatgagcGATAGTTTTGGAGAGAGGTCTATGTGCAGCTCTGCCTTTAGAGTTAGAGCAGAGAGCCCTGTTGCTTCACAATTCAGACAGAGGAGCGTACCAATGGAGACCCTTTGGTTGATAAGGTACAGAGGCCAGAGTAACTGTGGGACATTTGGGTTGATGATGAGGCAGTGTGTCTCCAGAGAGAATGTGAgtttggatgtgtgtgtgtgttgggggtaggGGAAGGTGAGATACACAGAAGGTGTTCTGTTTTGAACACAAATAGACATGTTTCTTGTGGTGTTTAATGAATTTGAACCTGAAACATTTCTACCTTAACTATATATTCACTCATCTTTGCCACAGGAAAGATACAGCATTCTTAGGTAGAAGTAGAAGCACATAACATTTACTGTATTTCTCAATATGCACCTGTTGCCAAATGGGTTTCCAGTGAAGTAGAAAAAAGGccaattctattattttttcccCAGCTTTCACCTGACTTTCATCCACATCAATTTTTTGGGTGGAATTACTAGATAGCCACCTCAATCtttgtgatttcatttattttccaatattttaaaatttacttttgacTAGGAATTCATAGAATAATGTTCTTTAAGTAGAAACATACTACCTAATTGGTAGTTTTTAACGTTCACAAATTGAATATTGATTACAATAGTTTAAAACTTTTTCATTTGTACTATGCTGTACACTTGGGATACAGTGGTGAAACAGATTCTGCCTTCTCAGAACTTAAAATCTAGTGTAgaatactgaaaaataagaggTAATTATAATATTTGGGCAAGTTGGACATTAAGTTTCATTATAGGACCTTGTGATATCCTATCCCGCTTTATTTAGTAGAgtcattatattatttttcagtGTTAATATAAATTCTGTTGCAAAAAGATTTCCCAGCCTCACTTTTTTTTCAGTAGGGAGAAGTTTTGGGGATGGAGGCAGTGAGTTGCAAAGTGGAACAAGGATGCAAGGCCCAGGGCGATGCTTCTGGACAGAACGGCAGAAGCAGCATCAGCTTTACTGGATCACAGAGTGTTTACAGACTTGAATGGGTTTGGGCAGTGCAtgcaggcagatttttttttttggggggggggttgaaaatattaaaatgtacaaaTACAATTTTACTGAGAATGTGTTAATGTTGCCTCCCCCGGGGTGTTTGGTGACATCTGGAGACATTCTTGGTCGccccatttggggagggagggtgCTCCTGGCACCCAGTGGGGCAGGCCATGAATGCTGCTTAATCCTCTCACAGGCAGAGCTCCACAACAAAGTCAGTGGTGCCAGGGTCCACAGGCTCTGGGGTAGAGAGAAACCGGGGatcaaattccagctctgccacttagctGGCTGGGTGGCAGTACCTCAGTTCTTCCCGTTGCGTTAATTAGATAGTACTTGTACCTGACATATACAGTTGTTTGTAAAGACAAATGTGTTAATATATGTAAAAGGCTTATAATGCTGCACTGAACTGTGTAACGTTTAAGGGTTATATAAATAGAGCCTATTATAATTAAACAGTCTATCAAATTTTAGAGTTTATGGATATGGTTGTACAGGAGGTTTTCCAAAAGGTAATGGAAAAGGGATATTATGCAGAAGCTGTGGGTGAATTTCAAAGTTAccttgcagcaaaataaacttagcttggaattccatttttccactaactttttgaaatgatctcaaatatctaaagcaatagTATGGGTCCCTTGAGGAATGGGAACTGCGCCTATTTTGTCACTACAGATTAAGTGACTTAGGCCCACAATGAAGCaaggcaaatatttttgaatgaatgcgTAGCTAAATTTCCCTTTTGAACCTGCTCCATTTGCTATCAAAGATAAAAACTGGCTGAAGTTTGGGCGTCTTTTTAGCAGAGGCACCGCTTGGTCAGGGAGCACATGAAAGTCCTGGCCAGTATTGAACTACAGAGAAGAGTCCTGATCTGCCTGACATTGAAGTATCTTCATCACTAATCTATCTGAAGccttattatttaaaaactaccTATTCTTATATGATAAATCACTCGGTAAGTTTATCTATGAAGATGGTAACTTTGGTtgcatttccatatttttttaaagattcatttaattggaagagtgacacacacacacacacacacatcttccatctgctggttcacttctcaaataactgcaacagcaaaagctgggctaggccaggagccagggacttcgtCCAGGCCTttcatggaggtggcaggggcccaggtagttgggccatcatctgctgctttcccaagcacgttagcaggaaactagataggaagtggagcagctgaaacttaaAACCGAACTGTAATATGGtatgctggcgtcacaagtggcagcttaacccgctgtgccacagtgctggctctccaTGTGGTTTTCTCTCTTTAACAAGGCCGTGTACTAGATATGGACAACTGTGTGATCTAAAGACCCCAAAGACTATGGGCTGGCCTTTTCACCTTGGATAAGTCACCCACCTCACTAAGTCCTCAATTTCCTCTTTTGCCTGGCTCACCCATGGCCAGGattattttgagttttaaataAGTATTTGTGACTATTCTTAGCAAATTTTAAAGGCTGTGTTATAGCAAACATGTTTTGTGTGATTCTCTTATGATAGTTTTATGTGATTGTTTCTCTTATCCTGGCCTCTCCACAAGTTGTAGACAATAATTTGTTATATCAGCACTCAAGAAGGTAACGGTTTTATTACAACTACAAGTATTGCTTCTAATAAGTAGACTGTATTTGTAgcttaataaatgaaatttgGGAATATCTTTTCAAGTACTATTGCTGTaactgactattttttttttaatataaatttatttgttaGCTATGGAGACCAAAGGCTACCACAGTCTCCCTGAAGGTCTAGATATGGAAAGACGGTGGGGTCAAGTTTCTCAGACTGTGGAGCAATCTACCCTGGGATCTACAGAGAGGACCGATGAGAACAGCTACATGGAGATTGTCAATGTGAGCTGTGTTTCCGGTGCTATTCCAAACAACAGTACTCAAGGAAGCAGCAAAGAAAAACACGAACTACTCCACTGCCTTCAGCAAGACAGTAATCGGTCTGGGATTGTAACATCTGATATTAAAACTGAGCTGGAGGCCAAGGAACTTTCAGCAACTGTAGCTGAATCTATGGGTTTATACATGGattccataagggatgctgactaTACATATGATCCACAGAGCCAACAAGGCAGTGTGAGTCCAGCCAAGATTTATCAAAATGTTGAGCAGCTGgtaaaattttacaaagaaaacgGCCATCGCCCTTCCACTCTCAGTAGTGTGAGCAGACCCTTGAGGTCATTTATGCCTGACTCTGGGAGCTCCATGAATGGTGGGGTCATGCGCGCCATTGTTAAAAGCCCCATCATGTGTCATGAGAAGAGCCCCTCGGTTTGCAGCCCTCTGAACATGCCGTCTTCGGTCTGCAGCCCTGCTGGCATCAACTCTGTATCCTCCACCACAGCCAGCTTTGGAAACTTCCCAGTGCACAGCCCTATCACCCAGGGAACTCCTCTGACATGCTCTCCTAACGTGGAAAATCGAGGCTCCAGGTCGCACAGCCCCATACACGCTAGCAATGTGGGCTCTCCTCTCTCAAGTCCATTAAGTAGCATGAAATCCCCGATTTCCAGCCCTCCAAGCCATTGCAGTGTAAAATCTCCGGTCTCCAGCCCTAATAATGTCACTCTGCGATCCTCTGTGTCTAGCCCTGCAAATATCAACAACTCAAGGTGCTCTGTTTCCAGCCCTTCCAACACAAATAACAGATCCACGCTTTCCAGcccaacagccagcactgtgggatcTATCTGTAGCCCTATAAACAATGCCTTCAGCTACACTGCTTCTGGCTCCTCTACTGGATCCAGTGCAAGCCGGGATGTGGTTCCAAGTCCAGACACACACGAGAAAGGTGCTCAAGAGGTCCCTTTTCCCAAGACTGAGGAAGTCGACAGTGCCATGTCCAACGGTGTGTCGGGCCAGCTTAACCTTGTCCAGTACATAAAACCAGAACCAGATGGAGCCTTCAGCAGCTCATGTCTAGGAGGGAATAGCAAAATAAATCCAGATTCTCCATTCTCAGTACCGATCAAGCAAGAATCAACCAAGCATTCGTGTTCTGGCACTTCTTTTAAAGGGAATCCAACAGTAAACCCATTTCCATTTATGGATGGCTCGTATTTTTCCTTTATGGATGATAAAGACTATTACTCTCTATCAGGAATTTTAGGACCACCTGTGCCGGGCTTTGATGgtacctgtgaaggcagtggattCCCCATGGGGATTAAACAAGAACCGGATGATGGGAGCTACTACCCAGAGGCCAGCATCCCTTCGTCTGCCATAGTTGGTGTGAATTCAGGTGGACAGTCTTTTCACTACAGGATTGGTGCTCAAGGTACAATATCTTTATCACGATCGGCTAGAGACCAATCTTTCCAACACTTGAGTTCCTTTCCTCCTGTCAATACCTTAGTGGAGTCGTGGAAATCGCACGGTGACCTGTCATCTAGAAGAAGTGATGGGTATCCGGTCCTAGAATACATTCCAGAAAACGTGTCAAGGtaagtttgactttttttttccgttctcttatctatctatctatctatctatctatctgaaagtcATGACTTTATAAAATGTTGGAAGGTCGTGGAAAGAATTGTGGCTTCCTAAGATTTTGAAGGGTAGCATTATCTGTACAGTTGATAAAGTTAGATACATTTCAGCTGACTGTTTTTTTGCTATAAATAGGATGGTCATTTAGTTCCCCCCCCCCTTGTTGCCATAGTGTTGCTACTTTTTAGAATTAGAAGAACAGAAAATTCTTAATATATCTGAAAATGTTTGTGTTGACTTTGAAGGAACATATATGTATCCACTCCACCCCCTACAACCCAAAGCCCTGATTCCTCCAAATGCCTGTTTTAAGTGTTTGGAAAGTATTTATTTTCTACTGCCAGTTACTATATTTACTTTAGTAGACTAGtgctagatttctttttttcctttcgtTGTTGGCTGGTTTGCTAAAAGTGTTCTAGTTTCTTTGTGGTTCTAGTctttttccccttcattttcttaatgacttCGTTGgtagggaaaaataaaattgaacccCAAATCTTACCACCAGCTTCCCTCCCCCTCACCCATTTTTGGGTGGGTTAATCATATGAAAGTTGTGGTTTTCAATACAAATAAATCACTTCCTTAACTGTTGAGGGCTTTTAAAGACTCAGCACATCTAAAATTACTAAGTGGACAATCTTGCTTTCTTACTCATATTGGAAGTGAAATATGTCACTGCAGTTTGTTGGTTTATTTATAACTTTTCGTATCTGCAAGAAGGCATACTTTATTTACTGTAAAATATCTCTTGGCTCTCTGTGTTGCAGATAACGTGTtgtatatatttagaaaaaaacaaggaagagGTTTCAGATGACTATAAAGGGTGGTTCTAAGTTATGCAATGAGTTCTTGCATTGGACTTTGCTTCTGTATTGCTTGTGATAAATGATCCCTTTatggaatatataaagaatacatTTTATAGATATACTCCTTTTATTTGGCATTTAGGAATATGTggacatttttcttaaaagaattttttgtGGGAAATATGTCCATTCCATTATATGTATTCCTATATCATCCTCCCATTATGTTCTTTTGGAAACCCAGGCTCAAAGCCATTTAATTGTGCATTCTTTTCTTCCCTGGGCTCAGACCTTACTCTTCTTGCTTTTATGGAAGTAAACATTCCATAAACCATATGTTCTTATAGTTCTCAGTAGCATGAGCTATTTAGTCATATTCCAGTGCTCCCTTAAAATGTAAACTCTGACACAGGTCATGAAATAGCACAGTTGCCCTCAGAACCAAATGTAACATGTTTTACTACTTGTACTTTTACTTTTATAGAAGGAACACTTTTGCACTTATTTTGATAAGTGAGTTAAGATGAGATAGTATAGCCTGATGGTTTCCGCTGGGCTACTTAATTACTTTGGATGTCTGTAcacatctctctacctctctgaactttagttttcttatctgtaaaagggCTTAAACAGTTTTCGTCTCAAGGGTGGTTGAGACAATTTAAGTAAGTTAATTTAGGAGAAGTACTTTGACTATCATCTGATATATTAGTATGCCTTGTATACATTCAAGCTATTAGTTtcatgtttccatttcttttggttttccttcatttcatgaaatttcacaaactattttaaatatttaaagtatttgaatacttgttaaatatttaatattttcttataattaaacTCAGATTTTTTTAAGTGTGTAGACACTACACATTTAATCCCATAATTctacttttttaattttgaggacTGTTTGCTTTGGCTAATGTTATTTCTGATAGAAATATCAGAGTATCTAAAATCGCTGATTCTTATATTCTGTAGTCTGTTTCTAGTATCGTAATTGTACTTTTCACACTGAACTCATGAAGTGCCTCCAGATGATATAATGACCCATAGCCTTAGAAATACTAGTATGAATCAGTAACTTTGACCTTATGCTGCTTTCATGGGTCCTGCGGGTACTGTCTGATGCCTACTCTCGAATATTCAGAAATTCTTCATCTCTTTGCTAAAATAGAAGGGATTAattatgttttaagatttgtctagttagagagagagagagagagagaacacactttgatctgttggttcactccccaaatggttgcaatggccaggtatggaccagaccaaagccaggagccaggaattccatcccaaTTCCCTACATGGTTGGaaggggctgaagtacttgggtcatcaccgcTCCTTTTCTAGGTGTGTCATCAGGGAGCTCGGTCAGAAGTGTGGTAGTAAGGACACAAACCTGCACTCTGAGGTGGGatgttgcttaacctgctgcaccacaacgccggctctTGGTTTTGTGCAGTTAAGAAAACTTTCCCAAGGATCTTACTGTCAAAGTTTCAGTGCTATTTGAAACTGTACATATTAATACTCTATGACCATCCCCCATTAATATTATCCAAACCTATTTGTTTTgatcattttctgaaaaaaaggCTCAATGATCAGATGATATCTAGTTTTTCTAGATTTACATTTATATGTTATCATCCTTAACCTCATCCAAGCTTCATCCTTGGattcttattttgtatttttataccaCAATTCAATATTTTTGCCTTAGTTGATGATGATAATATCTCATTCTGTGAGATGTTGAATTCACTAATGAATTAAAGATTGTAAAGGATCAAGGCTAGGTATAACTGTTTCTAGGCTGAAAGTACCCATCATCTTTAGATTGGACAAGGACCTGTTTTCCAATAGATCACAAAGTTGGTTTGGGGGTCCCTGAGACCTTTATAGAAAGGTCTATAAAGTCAGAAATCATACACTGGCAAAAGCCCAACTCAGAATGGAAGCTCGGTCAGTGGATTTTTGAGTGATAGTGCATGAAAAGCTCATAGACGCTGCGTCAGATTCCACATCGCATCTAACCTCTACTCTATCAGTTGTCAATGTATACTCAGAGAATCACAGCTCCAATTATTTGAAAACACCATTAAAATATGTTCCCCTTTTTCTGGCAATATATGTGTATGGGGCCAGATTTTCTTTGTATGCTTGAAAAACATGTCACTACACATTGAACGCAAAAATAGATAGGAAAATCCAGCTGTCTTCTATTAAGCAAGACAGTAGACTCACAAACATGTAAGCAGAGTCTCTCTTCTCACTAAAGTTGTGCATGTGGAGAAATAGGGTTTTTTCCTATAAACATGTTCATGTTAGCACGTAGCAGTGATGTGTTAGTTACTTGGTTTAAAATGTTTTCGTGTCTAGTTTAAATTGAGTCAGTGTTTTAATTTCTAATCTGCTAGGTATCAATGGCTGTAATTCACATAAACAGAATCTCTTTGGGATGCTCAATCCTTTTTATGAGTGAAAAGGTGCTGTGAGGCCCAGAAGTTGAGAACTGCCAGTCTGCTCTAGTCTAGGTGTGTTTGGGAGGTTAATGGAGAAGAGCATTTTGCATTGTTTGTTTTAGTCCTGTTGAATACCATCCTGAGGGAGGTGTGTCTATTCAAATCGTAAAAACGATTCTCACCTGCATCACTCTTTCAGGTGGACAGAAGCGAGTCGTGGTTAGGAGGTGTGTGTTGTCTTTTTCAGTGAAAACTGAATGTCATAACATGCGTTCTGTGAGAGTGGTGACCGAAGTCACCTGTGTGTTAGTCATTTCTAGTGCAGCGATTGTCGGAGTGCCAAATTATAACTTATGACAAAGTGAAATGTAAAGGCCTTTGGGTGGACGCTGGACCCGG encodes:
- the NR3C2 gene encoding mineralocorticoid receptor isoform X1, which translates into the protein METKGYHSLPEGLDMERRWGQVSQTVEQSTLGSTERTDENSYMEIVNVSCVSGAIPNNSTQGSSKEKHELLHCLQQDSNRSGIVTSDIKTELEAKELSATVAESMGLYMDSIRDADYTYDPQSQQGSVSPAKIYQNVEQLVKFYKENGHRPSTLSSVSRPLRSFMPDSGSSMNGGVMRAIVKSPIMCHEKSPSVCSPLNMPSSVCSPAGINSVSSTTASFGNFPVHSPITQGTPLTCSPNVENRGSRSHSPIHASNVGSPLSSPLSSMKSPISSPPSHCSVKSPVSSPNNVTLRSSVSSPANINNSRCSVSSPSNTNNRSTLSSPTASTVGSICSPINNAFSYTASGSSTGSSASRDVVPSPDTHEKGAQEVPFPKTEEVDSAMSNGVSGQLNLVQYIKPEPDGAFSSSCLGGNSKINPDSPFSVPIKQESTKHSCSGTSFKGNPTVNPFPFMDGSYFSFMDDKDYYSLSGILGPPVPGFDGTCEGSGFPMGIKQEPDDGSYYPEASIPSSAIVGVNSGGQSFHYRIGAQGTISLSRSARDQSFQHLSSFPPVNTLVESWKSHGDLSSRRSDGYPVLEYIPENVSSSTLRSVSTGSSRPSKICLVCGDEASGCHYGVVTCGSCKVFFKRAVEGKCSWQHNYLCAGRNDCIIDKIRRKNCPACRLQKCLQAGMNLGARKSKKLGKLKGIHEEQPQQPPPPPPPPQSPEEGTTYIAPAKEPSVNSALVPQLSTISRALTPSPAMVLESIEPEVVYAGYDSSKPDTAENLLSTLNRLAGKQMIQVVKWAKVLPGFKNLPLEDQITLIQYSWMCLSSFALSWRSYKHTNSQFLYFAPDLVFNEEKMHQSAMYELCQGMHQISLQFVRLQLTFEEYTVMKVLLLLSTVPKDGLKSQAAFEEMRANYIKELRKMVTKCPNNSGQSWQRFYQLTKLLDSMHDLVSDLLEFCFYTFRESQALKVEFPAMLVEIISDQLPKVESGNAKALYFHRK
- the NR3C2 gene encoding mineralocorticoid receptor isoform X2 encodes the protein METKGYHSLPEGLDMERRWGQVSQTVEQSTLGSTERTDENSYMEIVNVSCVSGAIPNNSTQGSSKEKHELLHCLQQDSNRSGIVTSDIKTELEAKELSATVAESMGLYMDSIRDADYTYDPQSQQGSVSPAKIYQNVEQLVKFYKENGHRPSTLSSVSRPLRSFMPDSGSSMNGGVMRAIVKSPIMCHEKSPSVCSPLNMPSSVCSPAGINSVSSTTASFGNFPVHSPITQGTPLTCSPNVENRGSRSHSPIHASNVGSPLSSPLSSMKSPISSPPSHCSVKSPVSSPNNVTLRSSVSSPANINNSRCSVSSPSNTNNRSTLSSPTASTVGSICSPINNAFSYTASGSSTGSSASRDVVPSPDTHEKGAQEVPFPKTEEVDSAMSNGVSGQLNLVQYIKPEPDGAFSSSCLGGNSKINPDSPFSVPIKQESTKHSCSGTSFKGNPTVNPFPFMDGSYFSFMDDKDYYSLSGILGPPVPGFDGTCEGSGFPMGIKQEPDDGSYYPEASIPSSAIVGVNSGGQSFHYRIGAQGTISLSRSARDQSFQHLSSFPPVNTLVESWKSHGDLSSRRSDGYPVLEYIPENVSSSTLRSVSTGSSRPSKICLVCGDEASGCHYGVVTCGSCKVFFKRAVEGQHNYLCAGRNDCIIDKIRRKNCPACRLQKCLQAGMNLGARKSKKLGKLKGIHEEQPQQPPPPPPPPQSPEEGTTYIAPAKEPSVNSALVPQLSTISRALTPSPAMVLESIEPEVVYAGYDSSKPDTAENLLSTLNRLAGKQMIQVVKWAKVLPGFKNLPLEDQITLIQYSWMCLSSFALSWRSYKHTNSQFLYFAPDLVFNEEKMHQSAMYELCQGMHQISLQFVRLQLTFEEYTVMKVLLLLSTVPKDGLKSQAAFEEMRANYIKELRKMVTKCPNNSGQSWQRFYQLTKLLDSMHDLVSDLLEFCFYTFRESQALKVEFPAMLVEIISDQLPKVESGNAKALYFHRK